The following coding sequences lie in one Xanthomonas hyacinthi genomic window:
- the pdxY gene encoding pyridoxal kinase: MNASAESHLIHGRRQRPDGPVPVDVISVQSQLVYGHAGNSAAVPPLRALGLRVAEIPTTLLSNAPFYATLRGKVLPSDWFADLLLGASERGLPQRARMLVSGYFGSVGNGSAFADWLDATLPQCPALRYCLDPVIGDTHTGPYVEPGLETVFAERLLPHAWLVTPNAFELGRLTGLPALVQDDAIAAARVLLARGPQWVLAHSVSGDAGQLVTLAVSREAVYRWRSPLLPVDVAGTGDVLMALLVAFLLRGDAFELAIGRAIAGVHAALEATLASGYEELDVLAAAPAALATPLRFGAERLA; the protein is encoded by the coding sequence ATGAACGCATCCGCCGAAAGCCATCTGATCCACGGCCGTCGCCAGCGCCCCGACGGGCCGGTTCCGGTCGATGTCATTTCCGTGCAGTCGCAACTGGTCTACGGCCACGCCGGCAACAGCGCGGCGGTGCCGCCATTGCGCGCGCTGGGCCTGCGCGTGGCGGAGATTCCGACCACCTTGCTGAGCAATGCACCGTTCTACGCCACGCTGCGCGGCAAGGTGCTGCCGTCGGACTGGTTCGCCGATCTGCTGCTCGGCGCCAGCGAGCGCGGCCTGCCGCAGCGCGCGCGCATGCTGGTGTCCGGCTACTTCGGCAGCGTCGGCAACGGCAGTGCGTTCGCCGACTGGCTCGACGCCACGCTGCCGCAGTGCCCGGCGCTGCGCTATTGCCTGGATCCGGTGATCGGCGATACGCACACCGGACCCTATGTCGAGCCGGGGCTGGAAACGGTGTTCGCCGAACGCCTGCTGCCGCATGCCTGGCTGGTCACCCCGAATGCGTTCGAACTCGGCCGCCTGACCGGCCTGCCGGCGCTGGTCCAGGACGATGCCATCGCTGCGGCGCGCGTGTTGCTGGCGCGTGGGCCGCAGTGGGTGCTGGCGCACAGCGTCAGCGGCGACGCGGGCCAGCTGGTGACCCTGGCGGTGAGCCGTGAGGCGGTCTACCGCTGGCGCTCGCCGCTGTTGCCGGTGGACGTGGCCGGCACCGGCGATGTGCTGATGGCGCTGCTGGTCGCGTTCCTGCTGCGCGGCGACGCGTTCGAGCTGGCGATCGGCCGTGCCATCGCCGGCGTGCATGCGGCGCTGGAAGCGACCTTGGCAAGCGGCTACGAGGAACTGGACGTGCTCGCCGCCGCGCCCGCGGCGCTGGCCACGCCGCTGCGCTTCGGCGCCGAGCGCCTGGCGTGA
- the smpB gene encoding SsrA-binding protein SmpB — protein sequence MSKKPAKDKANGATANKTIALNKRARHEYHLEDRYEAGLALQGWEVKSIRAGRANIGESYAFVRQGELFLFGAQFTPLIQASTHVVADDRRTRKLLLHRSEIDKLIGRVERDGYTLVPTAMYWSKNKIKLEIALAKGKQDHDKRDAAKDRDWARDKQRIMRRHNKNA from the coding sequence ATGAGCAAGAAACCCGCCAAGGATAAAGCAAACGGCGCGACGGCCAACAAGACCATCGCGCTGAACAAGCGTGCGCGCCACGAATACCACCTGGAGGACCGCTACGAGGCCGGCCTGGCCTTGCAGGGCTGGGAGGTCAAGTCGATCCGCGCCGGCCGCGCCAACATCGGCGAAAGCTATGCGTTCGTGCGCCAGGGCGAGCTGTTCCTGTTCGGCGCGCAGTTCACCCCGCTGATCCAGGCCTCCACCCACGTGGTCGCCGACGACCGCCGCACCCGCAAGCTGCTGCTGCACCGGAGCGAGATCGACAAGCTGATCGGCCGCGTCGAGCGCGACGGCTACACCCTGGTGCCCACCGCGATGTACTGGAGCAAGAACAAGATCAAGCTCGAGATCGCGCTGGCCAAGGGCAAGCAGGACCACGACAAGCGCGACGCCGCCAAGGACCGCGACTGGGCCCGCGACAAGCAGCGGATCATGCGCCGCCACAACAAGAACGCGTGA
- a CDS encoding type II toxin-antitoxin system RatA family toxin, with protein sequence MPIIRRSALVEHPATRMFDLVNDVAAYPRRFAWCDAAHVLEHSDQHLVARLELGLGSFRTWFTTENRLQRPDRIDMLLRDGPFKRLQGQWEFQGFNDHASKVSLMLDFEPASRLLGPALALGFQSLADRMVNDFVRVADREDA encoded by the coding sequence ATGCCTATCATCCGCCGCAGCGCCCTGGTCGAACATCCCGCAACGCGCATGTTCGACCTGGTCAATGATGTTGCCGCCTATCCGCGCCGTTTCGCCTGGTGCGATGCGGCGCATGTGCTCGAGCACAGCGACCAGCACCTGGTGGCGCGGCTGGAGCTGGGCCTGGGTTCGTTCCGGACCTGGTTCACCACCGAAAACCGGCTGCAGCGCCCCGACCGCATCGATATGCTGCTGCGCGACGGCCCGTTCAAGCGCCTGCAGGGCCAGTGGGAGTTCCAGGGCTTCAACGACCACGCCAGCAAGGTCAGCCTGATGCTGGACTTCGAACCGGCCTCGCGGCTGCTGGGGCCGGCGCTGGCGCTGGGCTTCCAGAGCCTGGCCGACCGCATGGTCAACGACTTCGTGCGCGTGGCCGACCGCGAAGACGCATGA
- a CDS encoding RnfH family protein produces the protein MSGLRVEVVLAWPERFVARTLHLPEGASVADALAAAALAEATPGMPCAIHGSVAAPTQRLHDGDRVELLRPLLTDPKEARRRRAKPR, from the coding sequence ATGAGCGGGCTGCGGGTCGAGGTGGTGCTGGCCTGGCCGGAGCGCTTCGTCGCGCGCACCCTGCACCTGCCCGAAGGCGCCAGCGTCGCCGATGCGCTGGCGGCGGCCGCTCTGGCCGAGGCGACGCCGGGCATGCCTTGCGCGATCCACGGCAGCGTCGCCGCCCCGACCCAGCGATTGCACGACGGCGACCGGGTCGAGCTGCTCAGGCCCTTGCTGACCGATCCGAAGGAGGCCCGGCGGCGGCGCGCAAAACCGCGCTAG
- a CDS encoding outer membrane protein assembly factor BamE, translating to MRNLLLVAAVALSTAGCGIIYKQPIYQGNLIKQAAVDQLKVGQSKQQVNALLGTPSIPDPFHAQRWDYTATERLDRLGRTEIKNFVVYFDNDTVTRWEGDYFPENDSELAKNSVRQFGRNLAKDKKKQRRSE from the coding sequence ATGCGCAATCTCTTGCTGGTCGCCGCTGTTGCCCTGTCCACCGCTGGCTGCGGAATCATCTACAAGCAGCCCATCTACCAAGGCAACCTGATCAAGCAGGCGGCCGTCGACCAGCTCAAGGTCGGGCAAAGCAAGCAGCAGGTCAACGCGCTGCTCGGCACCCCGTCGATCCCGGATCCGTTCCATGCGCAACGCTGGGACTACACCGCGACCGAGCGCCTCGACCGCCTCGGCAGGACCGAGATCAAGAATTTCGTCGTCTATTTCGACAACGACACGGTGACCCGCTGGGAAGGCGATTATTTCCCGGAAAACGATTCGGAGCTGGCCAAGAACAGCGTGCGTCAGTTCGGCCGCAACCTGGCCAAGGACAAGAAGAAGCAGCGCCGCAGCGAGTAA
- the fur gene encoding ferric iron uptake transcriptional regulator — protein sequence MESHDLRKVGLKVTHPRMRILELLEQKSARHHMTAEEIYRQLLDHGDEIGLATVYRVLTQFEAAGLVLKHNFEGGQAVYELDRGGHHDHMVDVDTGNVIEFESAQIEELQRKIAADHGYELEEHSLVLYVRSKRPTGKKG from the coding sequence ATGGAATCCCACGATCTGCGCAAAGTCGGCCTGAAAGTCACGCATCCCCGGATGCGCATCCTGGAGCTGCTCGAGCAGAAGTCGGCGCGCCACCACATGACTGCCGAAGAGATCTACCGCCAGTTGCTCGATCACGGCGACGAGATCGGCCTGGCCACGGTGTATCGGGTGCTGACCCAGTTCGAGGCGGCCGGGCTGGTGCTCAAGCACAATTTCGAAGGCGGCCAGGCGGTGTACGAACTCGACCGCGGCGGCCACCACGACCACATGGTGGACGTGGATACCGGCAACGTCATCGAATTCGAAAGCGCGCAGATCGAAGAACTGCAGCGCAAGATCGCCGCCGATCATGGCTACGAGCTGGAAGAGCACTCGCTGGTGCTGTACGTGCGCAGCAAGCGCCCGACCGGCAAGAAGGGCTGA
- the recN gene encoding DNA repair protein RecN, producing the protein MLRHLSIKDFAVVRGTELEFGPGMTVVSGETGAGKSLMVDALGFLSGLRADSGVVRHGADRAELSAEFAVPEAAPARAWLRENELDDDEHCQLRRVIRADGGSRAWINGRPVTSSQLAELAGHLVEIHGQHEHQALLSRGSQLGLLDAYARNEAERAAVRAAAARWQALLGERETLLAQGDVSDRIGFLEHQLAELQREDLAPAAIAALDANHRRQAHAAALIGACEGAAQRLNGDEAPAVLALLQQTRHELGKVGEYDPRLAEVEALIDSATIQLEEALALVDRVRDDLDADPAQFEDMERKLGRLHDLARKHRVTPDTLGEHRDALLAEVEGLRGAGERLEVLDADIARASQAWRDAAAALSGTRQRGAQALARDTSALIGELGMGGGRFEIQLEPHEAERPDPAGAERVEFLVAANAGQPPRALRKVASGGELSRISLAIEVAALGLDAVPTMVFDEVDSGIGGAVADIVGKKLRALGEQRQVLCVTHLPQVAAQGHTHYRVSKAPVEGMTQSSVELLAPRQREEELARMLGGVEVSKEARAAAKRLLQSAG; encoded by the coding sequence ATGCTCAGACATCTCTCGATCAAGGATTTCGCCGTCGTGCGCGGGACCGAACTGGAATTCGGCCCTGGCATGACCGTGGTGTCCGGCGAAACCGGCGCCGGCAAGTCGCTGATGGTGGACGCGCTCGGCTTCCTGTCCGGGCTGCGCGCCGACAGCGGCGTGGTCCGCCACGGCGCCGACCGCGCCGAACTGTCGGCCGAATTCGCCGTGCCCGAGGCCGCCCCGGCGCGCGCCTGGCTGCGCGAGAACGAACTCGACGACGACGAACACTGCCAGCTGCGCCGGGTGATCCGCGCCGACGGCGGCTCGCGCGCCTGGATCAACGGCCGTCCGGTGACCTCATCGCAGCTGGCCGAGCTGGCCGGGCACCTGGTCGAGATCCACGGCCAGCACGAACACCAGGCGCTGCTCTCGCGCGGCAGCCAGCTCGGCCTGCTCGACGCCTACGCCCGCAACGAGGCCGAACGCGCCGCGGTGCGCGCCGCCGCCGCGCGCTGGCAGGCGCTGCTGGGCGAGCGCGAGACGCTGCTGGCGCAGGGCGACGTGTCCGACCGCATCGGCTTCCTCGAACACCAGCTGGCCGAGCTGCAGCGCGAGGACCTGGCCCCGGCGGCGATCGCCGCGCTGGATGCCAACCATCGCCGCCAGGCCCACGCCGCGGCGCTGATCGGCGCCTGCGAGGGCGCCGCGCAGCGGCTCAACGGCGACGAGGCGCCGGCGGTGCTGGCCCTGCTGCAGCAGACCCGCCACGAGCTCGGCAAGGTCGGCGAGTACGACCCGCGCCTGGCCGAGGTCGAGGCGTTGATCGACAGCGCCACGATCCAGCTGGAAGAGGCGCTGGCGCTGGTCGACCGGGTCCGCGACGACCTCGACGCCGATCCGGCGCAGTTCGAGGACATGGAACGCAAGCTCGGCCGGCTGCACGACCTGGCGCGCAAGCACCGGGTCACCCCGGACACGCTGGGCGAGCACCGCGACGCGCTGCTGGCCGAAGTCGAGGGCCTGCGCGGCGCCGGCGAACGGCTGGAGGTGCTGGATGCGGACATCGCCCGCGCCAGCCAGGCCTGGCGCGACGCCGCCGCTGCGCTCAGCGGCACTCGCCAGCGCGGTGCGCAGGCGCTGGCGCGCGACACCAGCGCGCTGATCGGCGAACTGGGCATGGGCGGCGGGCGCTTCGAGATCCAGCTGGAGCCGCACGAGGCCGAGCGCCCCGACCCGGCCGGCGCCGAGCGCGTCGAGTTCCTGGTCGCGGCCAATGCCGGGCAGCCACCGCGGGCGCTGCGCAAGGTCGCCTCCGGCGGCGAGCTGTCGCGCATCTCGCTGGCGATCGAGGTCGCCGCGCTGGGCCTGGACGCGGTGCCGACCATGGTGTTCGACGAAGTGGATTCGGGCATCGGCGGCGCGGTCGCCGATATCGTCGGCAAGAAGCTGCGCGCGCTCGGCGAGCAGCGCCAGGTGCTGTGCGTGACCCATCTGCCGCAGGTCGCCGCGCAGGGCCACACGCATTACCGGGTCAGCAAGGCGCCGGTCGAGGGCATGACCCAGAGTTCGGTCGAGCTGCTGGCGCCGCGCCAGCGTGAGGAAGAGCTGGCGCGGATGCTGGGCGGGGTGGAGGTCAGCAAGGAAGCCCGCGCCGCGGCCAAGCGGCTGCTGCAAAGCGCTGGCTGA
- the hrcA gene encoding heat-inducible transcriptional repressor HrcA, translating to MRASPVHSSLDPRARQLLRTLISRYIRDGEPVGSQTLARHAGLDVSPATIRNILADLEDAGLLSSPHTSAGRIPTATGYRVFVDSLVQMRPPGEVEVARLRAEMSNAAGTQALLGSASELLSAMTHFVGVVSAPKREQFAFRHIDFVPLDARRVLAILVFADNEVQNRVIEPRKAYEPAELERVANYLNVHFAGRALADIRASLVRDLRHARDEMQLLLAHSVELAEQALAPAGDDMVLAGQTKLMGVQDLSDLERLRELFEIFASKREILQLLERTIRAPGVRIFIGEETGVVPLESVSLVTAPYMAGGQVLGVLGVIGPKRMDYDRVIPLVQTAAEMLGAALDPTPPAER from the coding sequence ATGCGCGCCTCCCCGGTCCACTCCTCGCTCGACCCCCGCGCCCGGCAGCTGTTGCGCACGCTGATCTCACGCTATATCCGCGACGGCGAACCGGTCGGCTCGCAGACCCTGGCCCGCCACGCCGGGCTGGACGTGAGTCCGGCGACGATCCGCAACATCCTCGCCGACCTGGAGGACGCCGGCCTGCTCAGCTCGCCGCACACCTCGGCCGGGCGCATTCCCACCGCCACCGGCTACCGGGTGTTCGTCGACAGCCTGGTGCAGATGCGCCCGCCGGGCGAGGTCGAGGTGGCGCGGCTGCGCGCGGAGATGAGCAATGCCGCCGGCACCCAGGCGCTGCTCGGCAGCGCCTCGGAGCTGCTGTCGGCGATGACCCATTTCGTCGGCGTGGTCAGCGCGCCCAAGCGCGAGCAGTTCGCGTTCCGGCACATCGACTTCGTGCCGCTGGACGCGCGCCGGGTGCTGGCGATCCTGGTGTTCGCCGACAACGAGGTGCAGAACCGGGTCATCGAACCGCGCAAGGCCTACGAGCCGGCCGAGCTGGAACGGGTGGCCAATTATCTGAACGTGCATTTCGCCGGCCGCGCGCTGGCCGACATCCGCGCCAGCCTGGTGCGCGACCTGCGCCATGCGCGCGACGAGATGCAGCTGCTGCTGGCGCACAGCGTGGAGCTGGCAGAGCAGGCGCTGGCCCCGGCCGGCGACGACATGGTGCTGGCCGGGCAGACCAAGCTGATGGGGGTGCAGGACCTGTCGGACCTGGAGCGGCTGCGCGAGCTGTTCGAGATCTTCGCCAGCAAGCGCGAGATCCTGCAGCTGCTGGAGCGCACCATCCGCGCGCCGGGGGTGCGCATCTTCATCGGCGAAGAGACCGGTGTGGTGCCGCTGGAGAGCGTGTCGCTGGTCACCGCGCCATACATGGCCGGCGGCCAGGTGCTGGGGGTGCTGGGGGTGATCGGTCCCAAGCGCATGGACTACGACCGGGTGATCCCGCTGGTGCAGACCGCCGCCGAAATGCTGGGCGCGGCCCTGGACCCGACCCCGCCGGCAGAACGCTAG
- the grpE gene encoding nucleotide exchange factor GrpE, whose protein sequence is MNQEHPEFDSEHLSEAQQPSSDPLQAQIETLRSELALVKADALRERADLENQRKRIARDVEQARKFANERLLGDLLPVFDSLDAGLTAAGSEPSPLRDGLELTYKQLLKVAADNGLTLLDPTGQPFNPEHHQAISQAEADGVAPGQVMQVFQKGYLLNERLLRPALVVVAKHD, encoded by the coding sequence ATGAACCAAGAGCACCCCGAATTCGATTCTGAACATCTCTCCGAGGCACAGCAGCCGTCGTCCGATCCGCTGCAGGCGCAGATCGAAACGCTGCGCAGCGAGCTGGCGCTGGTCAAGGCCGACGCACTGCGCGAGCGCGCGGACCTGGAAAACCAGCGCAAGCGCATCGCCCGCGACGTCGAGCAGGCGCGCAAGTTCGCCAACGAGCGCCTGCTCGGCGACCTGCTGCCGGTGTTCGACAGCCTGGACGCCGGCCTGACCGCCGCCGGCAGCGAACCCAGCCCGCTGCGCGACGGCCTGGAACTGACCTACAAGCAGCTGCTCAAGGTCGCCGCCGACAACGGCCTGACCCTGCTCGACCCGACCGGGCAGCCGTTCAACCCGGAGCACCACCAGGCGATCAGCCAGGCCGAGGCCGACGGCGTCGCCCCCGGCCAGGTGATGCAGGTGTTCCAGAAGGGCTACCTGCTCAACGAGCGCCTGCTGCGGCCCGCGCTCGTGGTGGTCGCCAAGCACGATTGA
- the dnaK gene encoding molecular chaperone DnaK yields the protein MGKIIGIDLGTTNSCVAIMDGGKARVIENSEGDRTTPSIVAYTKDGEVLVGASAKRQAVTNPKNTFYAVKRLIGRKFTDAEVQKDIGLVPYGIVQHDNGDAWVATADGRKLASQEISAQVLEKMKKTAEAFLGEPVTEAVITVPAYFNDSQRQATKDAGRIAGLDVKRIINEPTAAALAYGLDKGQGGDRKIAVYDLGGGTFDVSIIEIANVDGEKQFEVLATNGDTFLGGEDFDKRVIDYLVEEFNKDQGIDLRKDPLALQRLKDAAERAKIELSSSQQTEVNLPYVTADASGPKHLNIKLTRAKLEALVEDLVKRTIEPCRTALNDAGLRASDVTEVILVGGQTRMPKVQQAVSEFFGKEPRKDVNPDEAVALGAAIQGGVLAGDVKDVLLLDVTPLSLGIETLGGVFTKIIEKNTTIPTKASQTFSTAEDNQSAVTVHVLQGEREQARYNKSLAKFDLSGIEPAPRGLPQVEVSFDIDANGILHVSAKDKKTNKEQKVEIKAGSGLSDDEIQRMVADAEANREEDKKFHELVQARNQADGLIHATRSAIGEHGSKVGGDVIGKVEAALADLETAMKGDDKGQIEARTKALEEAGQSLYAAAAAGEQQPGAAPGGAQAAGDDVVDAEFTEVKDDKKA from the coding sequence ATGGGCAAGATCATCGGCATCGACCTGGGCACGACCAACTCGTGCGTGGCGATCATGGACGGCGGCAAGGCCCGCGTCATCGAAAATTCCGAAGGCGACCGCACCACGCCCTCGATCGTCGCCTACACCAAGGACGGCGAAGTGCTGGTGGGCGCCTCGGCCAAGCGCCAGGCGGTCACCAATCCGAAGAACACCTTCTACGCGGTGAAGCGCCTGATCGGCCGCAAGTTCACCGACGCCGAAGTGCAGAAGGACATCGGCCTGGTGCCGTACGGCATCGTCCAGCACGACAACGGCGACGCCTGGGTGGCCACCGCCGACGGCCGCAAGCTGGCCTCGCAGGAGATCTCCGCGCAGGTGCTGGAGAAGATGAAGAAGACCGCCGAGGCGTTCCTGGGCGAGCCGGTCACCGAGGCGGTGATCACCGTGCCGGCGTACTTCAACGACAGCCAGCGCCAGGCGACCAAGGACGCCGGCCGCATCGCCGGCCTGGACGTCAAGCGCATCATCAACGAGCCGACCGCCGCGGCGCTGGCCTACGGGCTGGACAAGGGCCAGGGCGGCGATCGCAAGATCGCGGTGTACGACCTGGGCGGCGGCACCTTCGACGTGTCGATCATCGAGATCGCCAACGTCGACGGCGAGAAGCAGTTCGAAGTGCTGGCCACCAACGGCGACACCTTCCTGGGCGGCGAAGACTTCGACAAGCGCGTCATCGATTATCTGGTCGAGGAATTCAACAAGGACCAGGGCATCGACCTGCGCAAGGATCCGCTGGCGCTGCAGCGCCTGAAGGATGCGGCCGAGCGCGCCAAGATCGAGCTGTCGTCCTCGCAGCAGACCGAAGTCAACCTGCCGTACGTCACCGCCGACGCGTCGGGCCCGAAGCACCTCAACATCAAGCTGACCCGGGCCAAGCTCGAGGCGCTGGTCGAGGACCTGGTCAAGCGCACCATCGAGCCGTGCCGCACCGCGCTCAACGACGCCGGCCTGCGCGCCAGCGACGTGACCGAGGTGATCCTGGTCGGCGGCCAGACCCGCATGCCGAAGGTGCAGCAGGCGGTGTCCGAGTTCTTCGGCAAGGAGCCGCGCAAGGACGTCAACCCCGACGAGGCCGTGGCGCTGGGCGCGGCGATCCAGGGCGGCGTGCTGGCCGGCGACGTCAAGGACGTGCTGCTGCTCGACGTGACCCCGCTGAGCCTGGGCATCGAGACCCTGGGCGGCGTGTTCACCAAGATCATCGAGAAGAACACCACGATCCCGACCAAGGCTTCGCAGACCTTCTCCACTGCCGAGGACAACCAGTCCGCGGTCACCGTGCACGTGCTGCAGGGCGAGCGCGAGCAGGCCCGCTACAACAAGTCGCTGGCCAAGTTCGACCTGTCCGGAATCGAGCCGGCGCCGCGCGGCCTGCCGCAGGTGGAGGTGTCCTTCGACATCGACGCCAACGGCATCCTGCACGTGTCGGCCAAGGACAAGAAGACCAACAAGGAGCAGAAGGTCGAGATCAAGGCCGGCTCCGGCCTGTCGGACGACGAGATCCAGCGGATGGTCGCCGACGCGGAAGCCAACCGCGAGGAAGACAAGAAGTTCCACGAGCTGGTGCAGGCGCGCAACCAGGCCGACGGCCTGATCCACGCCACCCGCAGCGCGATCGGCGAACACGGCAGCAAGGTCGGCGGCGACGTGATCGGCAAGGTCGAGGCGGCGCTGGCGGACCTGGAAACGGCGATGAAGGGCGACGACAAGGGCCAGATCGAGGCCAGGACCAAGGCGCTGGAAGAAGCGGGCCAGTCGCTGTATGCGGCCGCGGCCGCCGGCGAACAGCAGCCGGGCGCCGCCCCGGGCGGCGCGCAGGCCGCCGGCGACGACGTGGTCGACGCCGAGTTCACCGAAGTCAAGGACGACAAGAAGGCGTGA